In the Sphingobacterium sp. PCS056 genome, GTTAAAACGGTAGCGGATCACTATCGTTTTCATTTTCTGTAAAATCAACCTCAATTTCCTTATTTTCTATTTTTTCAGCATGTGTTTGTGCTGGAGCAGCAGCAGTAGGCTCAAAATCTGATTTACGACCTAACAACGTGAAATTCTCCGCAACAATTTCTGTTGAGTAACGTCTTATGCCTTCTTTATCTTCATAGGAACGCGTCCTGAGTCGTCCCTCAATATATACCAATTTACCTTTTGTCAGATATTTTGCGGCTACATCCGCTAATCCGCGCCATAGAACAACTGTATGCCACTCCGTTTGCTCTACTCTTTTTCCATCTCTATTAAAATTCTCTGATGTTGCTAATGGAAAACTCGCAACAGAGACATTATTATCTAAATATCTAATTTCTGGATCTTTGCCTAAATGGCCTACTAGAATAACTTTGTTGACTCCTGACATAATATTAAAGTTGTTTGGTTATAATTTAGCTGTTTCTAAAAAAGAAAAAATGAGCTTATGTTTAGCTAATTTATCCAAATCTTTTAATAAAACATAATTCCAATTTATTTTTTTTTGTTCCAAACCCCTAGGATCTAATAACCTATAGAAAGTCGCATATATATGCTGATGGCTCAAAATATGTTTTTTATTCGTCTGCAATAAAGTGAGCGCAGCGTCGGCTCCAAATACATCCAAAAACTCTTGATGGTCCACGATAGCCATTCCTTCCAGAGGCTCGCTTGTTTCAATCATAGGAAACTCATATA is a window encoding:
- a CDS encoding single-stranded DNA-binding protein encodes the protein MSGVNKVILVGHLGKDPEIRYLDNNVSVASFPLATSENFNRDGKRVEQTEWHTVVLWRGLADVAAKYLTKGKLVYIEGRLRTRSYEDKEGIRRYSTEIVAENFTLLGRKSDFEPTAAAPAQTHAEKIENKEIEVDFTENENDSDPLPF